A window from Chiloscyllium punctatum isolate Juve2018m chromosome 3, sChiPun1.3, whole genome shotgun sequence encodes these proteins:
- the casp8ap2 gene encoding CASP8-associated protein 2 isoform X2 gives MESDSGSSHMDYLYGDLLQEDSFVSPAKTENENSVDIYDGLDTDYQGGEQSASRDTTGKSRPAKDCFDLYEEILTEETTAKEISLKEFQEKFIERERKVEELLKKLHEVQIQNSTLSNENTQLKKNISALIKTARLEIVRKDEEINRLNRRQSLNWIGNPGLRHYHKQHHHPPGSFNVPTTPQTDNKCPSPILDCPSRPAHCQPAAHLSRQRNCLEGGSLRDASQLLEPKAQCSLKNCLPNSQSVLCVNSSSKLSPHTVKESAHRSNALMDKMRPSQSEEKRRVDKINGEHLGKHTNIEKLDDSITELSNLRKKSKGSNFPEKTDKVEQTSLSVRPHSEIRGSSRHTPEKKRHHFNQDELINCSKESLETRDKRTYAEKQERHREKDARRCDPREREQKMDQKKDQKNNREVDKDKLRTDKLRGHTIEKERDPIKRHDKTKDYSKLTKPASPQKHSKRNSCTVSEHTVGERRDWKIDVKNSGKERNVEDNGDRRNKRSKVHDHETSKDSPKQSGKNDNKSLKNDEIRKGDKSKSEQKDRRNHKVSRHSSRDGGDCAKRESKRREEKDKTKSSESPDNMTKRPCTDQTPKKKEESVCDDSIANLLTSTDEQSSVGNTDPKLHFMEKLQLTVSPVKKPSTILSEGDDEMQYSQLLSEDEVVEVAEKAASAEVGFTLEKISTQSDEAQAMDINCGSIESPVGGTQTQAMDTNCECTELSMARTEIHISWDTPKPVEHVVSQKEPLQQAEEEEGIQVTLVEDAPDQSMECDCIVHDSEKLAPVVVETMGTVEVVSEAICEVTESATPTVEIEGTDPAEDVQSARNASEADDECVSRMNGKSPRPTEADCVSADGPCASSDCLIELDSAVNSEKVASLNIIEKSEDSGKFVDIKAADTEELTLNSEPDFTGCDLQQPNGSNVDSSTVKETPVENVCIAEDQEENSIQSIDFTYIGSIPEPISPLTSPLRPVRPSTLETSGTQKEKDVDDKDSTLKVQGDCSSRNCTQELNKKDQEPLCKTGEKALGILLENCFSEEIEEGEIVSDDEASVPEVQKPVSDVQMEKENNDKVKCNPSKSRPKEEVRLVNPDQSTVNCSSKDLTKLKSSKKQKKLEKVTSNQNADVEILNPSSAERDQIKSSVSNLMGALMVTRKTVRKKYMKLHKQFEIHKFQRIVEIASADFISVVKNSNFPKSRRPLKVSICAEIENILMQAKCNGIVNSIFSQQAPNMKEKLWMFVDKQFDFMFEKVRDMFISCESISLELALEEKREDEKFNNKQKKNTVVKQFKDRVGNKLSKLKVSPPPSGPSSTNTLSSKKNSGKNKPANDDRKLKGTPVLNKHLKKSVVCSANGIPKEDDLSTKGKYELPVTQVNLVDPPTSSNTLKDCHDKTELGILTEQQASTLTFNLVSDAQMGEIFKCLLQGSDFLDQGITTLECNSWPIPDKVRPDIGAQILGNDSTSEKPPPVSQLDTATWPPVTPNTHTVGLRPPLDLDILDESCMLEIPDKVMQTKDSVISPGDDSHRQKIIESSSVPERSSVPSILMEDLAVSLTVPSPLKSDGQISFLTSQNGESLHEEVNKAILTAHYSESALLDEEDASEQDIHLALDSDNSSSRSSNSSMWNKQVSASSFQYQLQPPMQAVIMEKSNDHFIVKIRCRPPDTKTSQQSSPSVGFELEPNNDLGTKAVNESAMPCSSGGVVLGQDQALSESSHDQSLTAKHPKNSSKNMDKLGIDADVKLAHSEEDQPSIVKHKNVEPLLKTPRDSAASETLTTATCTEMVSGHGALSGRKRKCNVKADSTVKRPRKENELLKSTKSKNKESKCKRTSPSSSKKALSSKTVVTSKKTTVNPSQSTTKSPTSLPAKNVIKKNGEVVVMWTR, from the exons ATGGAGAGTGACAGTGGAAGCAGCCACATGGATTATCTTTATGGTGACCTGCTGCAAGAGGACAGTTTTG TTTCTCCAGCGAAGACTGAGAATGAAAACTCTGTAGATATCTATGATGGCCTGGACACAGACTATCAAGGAGGTGAACAGTCTGCATCAC GTGACACTACAGGGAAGAGTAGACCTGCTAAAGATTGTTTTGATCTGTATGAGGAGATCCTCACTGAAGAGACAACTGCAAAAGAAATCTCTTTGAAAGAG TTTCAAGAAAAATTTattgaaagagaaagaaaagttgAAGAATTATTGAAGAAACTGCATGAAGTACAAATCCAG AACTCCACCCTGTCAAATGAAAATACCCAGCTAAAGAAGAATATATCAGCACTAATAAAAACTGCTCGCCTGGAAATTGTCCGGAAGGATGAAGAAATTAATCGGCTTAACAGAAG GCAGTCACTTAATTGGATTGGAAATCCAGGACTTCGTCATTACCATAAGCAACACCACCATCCCCCTGGGTCATTCAATGTTCCAACTACACCACAAACTGACAACAAATGTCCCAGTCCAATACTTGACTGTCCATCCAGACCTGCACACTGCCAGCCTGCTGCTCATTTAAGCAGACAGAGAAATTGTTTGGAAGGTGGATCACTCCGAGATGCAAGTCAACTTTTAGAGCCAAAGGCACAATGTAGTTTGAAAAACTGTCTTCCCAACTCTCAGTCAGTCCTGTGTGTGAACTCTTCGAGTAAACTATCCCCCCACACAGTTAAAGAATCAGCCCATCGAAGCAATGCATTGATGGATAAAATGAGGCCCTCTCagagtgaagagaaaagaagagttgaTAAAATAAATGGTGAACATTTGGGTAAACATACAAACATTGAAAAGTTAGACGATTCTATCACTGAACTCTCAAACCTTCGGAAAAAAAGTAAAGGATCCAATTTTCCAGAAAAGACTGATAAAGTTGAGCAAACTTCTCTCAGCGTAAGACCACATTCTGAAATCAGAGGCTCAAGCCGTCACACTCCAGAAAAGAAGAGGCATCACTTCAATCAAGATGAACTTATCAACTGTTCAAAAGAGAGTCTAGAGACAAGAGACAAGAGAACCTATGCTGAAAAGCaggagagacatagagagaaagATGCAAGAAGATGTGACcccagggagagagaacagaaaatGGACCAGAAAAAAGATCAGAAAAATAATAGGGAAGTTGACAAAGATAAGCTAAGAACTGACAAGTTGAGAGGTCACACAATTGAAAAGGAAAGAGACCCAATAAAGCGCCATGATAAAACAAAAGACTATTCCAAACTGACGAAACCTGCAAGCCCTCAAAAGCATTCTAAGCGAAACAGTTGTACAGTATCGGAGCACACTGTTGGAGAAAGGCGAGACTGGAAAATTGACGTTAAGAATTCAGGAAAGGAAAGAAACGTTGAGGATAATGGAGATCGAAGAAATAAACGTTCAAAAGTGCATGATCATGAGACTTCCAAGGACAGTCCCAAACAAAGTGGTAAAAATGATAACAAAAGCCTAAAAAATGATGAAATTAGAAAAGGTGACAAGAGTAAATCTGAACAAAAAGATAGAAGAAACCATAAAGTTAGCAGGCATTCTTCAAGGGATGGAGGGGACTGTGCTAAAAGAGAGAGCAAGCGTCGAGAAGAAAAAGACAAAACCAAGTCATCTGAGAGTCCTGACAATATGACCAAGAGGCCTTGTACGGATCAGACAccaaagaaaaaagaagaatcaGTCTGTGATGATAGCATAGCTAACTTGCTCACTTCAACAGATGAACAAAGTTCAGTAGGAAACACTGATCCCAAGTTGCATTTTATGGAAAAATTGCAGCTTACTGTTTCTCCGGTGAAAAAGCCATCCACTATCCTTTCTGAAGGAGATGATGAAATGCAGTATAGTCAGCTGCTCAGTGAGgatgaggtggtggaagtggctgAGAAAGCAGCATCGGCGGAGGTCGGCTTTACTTTGGAGAAAATTTCCACCCAGTCTGATGAAGCACAAGCAATGGACATAAACTGCGGATCTATTGAGTCACCCGTGGGAGGAACTCAGACACAAGCAATGGATACAAACTGCGAATGCACTGAGTTATCCATGGCAAGAACTGAGATCCATATTTCTTGGGACACTCCAAAACCAGTGGAACATGTAGTTAGCCAGAAGGAACCACTTCAACAGGCTGAAGAGGAGGAAGGTATTCAAGTCACATTAGTAGAAGATGCTCCAGATCAATCCATGGAGTGTGACTGCATTGTACATGACTCTGAAAAATTGGCCCCAGTAGTTGTAGAGACCATGGGAACTGTGGAAGTAGTCAGTGAAGCAATTTGTGAAGTGACTGAAAGTGCAACGCCAACTGTAGAAATTGAAGGCACTGACCCTGCAGAGGATGTGCAATCTGCTAGAAATGCTTCAGAAGCTGATGATGAATGTGTTAGTAGAATGAATGGAAAATCTCCACGGCCTACAGAAGCTGATTGTGTTTCTGCAGATGGACCATGTGCAAGTTCAGATTGTCTAATCGAACTTGATAGTGCAGTCAACAGTGAGAAGGTTGCATCTCTGAATATTATTGAGAAATCTGAAGATTCAGGGAAGTTTGTGGATATCAAGGCAGCAGATACTGAAGAATTGACTCTGAATTCAGAGCCAGATTTCACTGGCTGTGACTTGCAGCAGCCAAATGGAAGTAATGTGGATTCTTCCACTGTCAAAGAAACACCTGTTGAAAATGTTTGTATAGCTGAAGACCAGGAAGAAAATTCCATTCAAAGCATTGACTTTACTTACATCGGGTCCATACCGGAACCAATCAGTCCCTTAACCAGTCCCTTACGGCCTGTTAGACCTTCAACATTAGAGACTTCTGGTACACAAAAGGAAAAGGATGTTGACGACAAGG ATTCTACCCTGAAAGTCCAAGGTGATTGTTCTTCAAGGAACTGCACTCAAGAGCTGAATAAAAAAGATCAGGAACCGTTGTGCAAGACTGGAGAAAAGGCATTGGGCATTTTGTTAGAGAACTGTTTTTCAGAAGAAATAGAAGAAGGAGAAATTGTGAGTGATGACGAAGCTTCTGTACCTGAAGTACAGAAACCAGTGAGTGACGTTCAGATGGAGAAAGAGAACAACGACAAAGTGAAATGTAATCCAAGTAAAAGTAGACCCAAAGAAGAAGTAAGATTGGTAAATCCTGATCAATCTACTGTAAACTGCTCCTCCAAGGACTTGACCAAATTAAAGAGCAGTAAAAAACAAAAGAAATTGGAAAAGGTGACTTCAAATCAAAATGCTGATGTGGAAATTCTCAACCCCAGTTCTGCAGAAAGAGATCAGATTAAGTCCTCGGTCTCAAATTTGATGGGAGCCTTAATGGTGACTCGCAAGACTGTTCGTAAAAAATACATGAAGCTCCATAAACAGTTTGAAATCCACAAGTTTCAGCGGATAGTTGAAATTGCCTCTGCAGACTTCATCTCTGTTGTTAAAAATTCCAATTTTCCAAAGTCCAGGCGGCCATTAAAGGTCTCAATCTGTGCAGAAATTGAAAACATTCTAATGCAGGCTAAGTGCAATGGGATTGTAAATAGCATTTTCTCACAACAGGCCCCAAACATGAAGGAAAAACTCTGGATGTTTGTGGACAAGCAATTTGATTTTATGTTTGAAAAGGTGCGTGACATGTTTATCTCTTGTGAGAGTATAAGTCTAGAATTGGCCTTGGAGGAGAAAAGGGAAGATGAGAAGTTTAACAATAAACAGAAGAAAAATACAGTGGTTAAACAGTTCAAGGACAGAGTTGGCAACAAATTATCAAAGTTGAAAGTTTCCCCCCCTCCTTCAGGGCCATCGTCGACAAATACTTTGTCAAGTAAGAAAAACTCTGGTAAAAATAAACCAGCCAATGATGACCGGAAACTTAAAGGAACTCCAGTATTAAACAAGCATTTGAAGAAGAGTGTAGTATGTTCAGCTAATGGTATCCCCAAGGAAGATGACCTGAGCACAAAAGGCAAATATGAGCTGCCTGTGACTCAGGTGAACTTGGTTGATCCACCAACCAGTTCCAACACTCTGAAAGACTGCCATGATAAAACAGAACTTGGCATTCTGACTGAACAACAGGCCTCTACTCTCACATTTAACTTGGTAAGTGATGCTCAAATGGGTGAGATATTCAAGTGTTTATTACAAGGCTCAGACTTTCTGGACCAAGGGATTACAACGTTGGAATGTAATTCCTGGCCTATCCCAGATAAGGTACGGCCTGACATCGGAGCACAGATCTTGGGTAATGATTCCACTTCAGAGAAACCGCCACCAGTGTCTCAGCTGGATACTGCTACATGGCCTCCTGTTacgccaaacacacacacagttgggttAAGGCCACCACTTGATCTGGACATTCTAGATGAAAGTTGCATGCTGGAAATTCCAGATAAGGTGATGCAAACCAAAGATTCTGTGATCAGTCCAGGTGATGATTCACATCGACAAAAGATAATTGAAAGTAGTTCAGTTCCAGAACGTTCCTCTGTTCCCTCTATTCTCATGGAGGATTTGGCAGTTTCTCTTACAGTCCCCTCACCTCTgaaatcagatgggcagatcagctTCTTAACATCTCAAAATGGGGAATCTCTGCATGAGGAAGTCAATAAAGCAATTTTGACTGCACATTATAGTGAAAGTGCTCTTCTTGATGAAGAGGATGCTTCAGAGCAAGATATTCACTTGGCATTGGACTCAGATAATTCAAGCAGCCGGTCAAGCAATTCTTCAATGTGGAACAAACAGGTTTCAGCCTCCTCTTTTCAGTATCAGCTCCAACCCCCAATGCAGGCAGTCATAATGGAAAAATCAAATGATCATTTCATTGTTAAGATTAGATGCAGGCCCCCTGATACCAAAACTAGTCAACAAAGCTCACCTTCTGTGGGATTTGAGCTGGAACCAAACAATGACCTTGGCACCAAGGCAGTCAATGAGTCTGCAATGCCTTGCAGCAGTGGGGGTGTAGTGCTTGGTCAGGATCAGGCGCTGTCAGAATCAAGTCACGATCAGTCTTTAACTGCAAAACATCCAAAAAATAGCAGCAaaaacatggacaagttgggaaTAGATGCTGATGTAAAACTAGCTCATTCTGAGGAAGATCAACCATCAATTGTAAAGCACAAAAATGTGGAGCCTTTACTTAAAACTCCCAGGGACAGTGCTGCGAGTGAGACCTTGACCACAGCAACATGTACTGAAATGGTTTCAGGACATGGTGCTTTGAGTGGCAGGAAGAGGAAGTGTAACGTGAAAGCGGATTCCACTGTGAAAAGACCACGAAAGGAGAATGAGCTTTTGAAAAGCACTAAGAGCAAAAacaaagaaagcaaatgtaaacgGACATCCCCCTCTTCATCAAAGAAAGCTCTCAGCAGCAAAACAGTAGTTACTTCAAAGAAAACAACGGTAAATCCTTCTCAGTCTACAACCAAGTCACCAACTAGTCTTCCTGCTAAAAATGTCATCAAGAAGAATGGTGAAGTTGTGGTAATGTGGACCAGGTAA